ACTTAATAAGGGCTATTGGTATAATTATTAAGTGATCGTTTTATAGTTCGAAAAGTAGAGTAGAGGTACGTGTATTCTCTACTCCTTCAATTTAATTCCCAGAAAGCTAAAATATTGCATGCATGAGCCATTGCAATAATACAGTATGCTTGGTTTGTTTAGAGAGTAACGAAATGATGAGACCACTCATATTAGATGTAAAAGGTTGTGAGTTAGATATATTAGACAGAGAAATTCTTGCACATCCGTTAGTCGCAGGGGTTATTTTATTTACGCGAAATTTTTATGATATTAAACAATTAAAATCATTGGTTGCACAAATCCGCTTAGCGGCTAAGTATGATATTTTAATTGCGGTTGATCATGAAGGGGGGCGAGTACAACGCTTTAAACATGAATTTACAGTATTACCTTCGGCGGGCTCGCTACTTGCACTAAACTCCCCAAAGAAAGCTTTAGAATTGGCTTTTAGCAGTGCTTATATTATGGCAAGTGAATTAATCGCTTGTGATATTGATTTAAGCTTTGCACCGGTACTTGATCTTAATGGTATCTCAGATGTGATTGGGCAGCGTGCATTTTCTGCCTCTCCACAGGATGTCACTACACTTGCGCGGGCTTATATTCAAGGCATGAAACAAGCTGGCATGGCTTGTACGGCCAAACATTTTCCTGGTCATGGCAGTGTTAAAGCCGACTCGCATATATCTTTACCCGTTGATTCACGTACAAAAGACGAGATTTTCAGTGCAGATATTTTACCTTTTAAGCTGTTAATTGAAGAAGGGATCTTAGATGCGATGATGCCATCTCATGTATTATACCCACAGTGTGACTCACAACCGGCGGGTTTTTCGACATATTGGTTACAGACTATCTTGCGTCAAAAATTAAACTTTAAAGGTGTGATCATTAGTGATGATCTCTCTATGCACGGAGCCAGTTTTATGGGTGATCATGTCGATCGCGCGCGCAGTGCGATCGATGCTGGTTGCGATTTAATATTAGCGTGCAATGATATTGATGCTGCTGTTTCTATTTTAGATAACTTGCAAGTGACTAATAAAAGTGAGATGTTTGCTATAGAGCGTTTATCTTATAAAAAGAGTAAACAAAAAAACAACTTAAAAAATGACACTATATGGCAAAAACATCATTATAATTTAGAGTCTTTTAAGGCATCAATGTAGATGTGAATGAATGCACTTATTACAGTTAAAAATAAAACAATAGAATAAAGAGAGGTAATTTTAATGATTATTTATCTACACGGTTTCGATGCGACAAGCCCAGGCAACCATGAAAAAGTAATGCAATTGAAGTTTATCGATACAGATGTACGTTTTGTTCATTACAGCACCGTGCATCCTAAATATGATATGAGTTATATTTTGGGAGAAGTACATAAACATATACAAAGTAGCGATGATCAACACCCCTTAATTTGTGGTGTCGGTTTAGGCGGTTTTTGGAGTGAACGCATTGGGTTTTTGTGTGGTATAAAGCAAGTTATTTTTAATCCCAATTTATACCCTGAAGACAATATGGTCGGAAAAATAGAATGGCCAGAAGAATATTTAGATATTAAAAGTAAATGTGTCGCTGACTTTCGCAAAAAAAATACGCATCAATGCTTATGTATTTTATCCACTGTCGATAATAAAACCTCTATTAAGCTAGATGATCATGAGCTATCGGCTTATTATCCCATGATATTAGATACGCAGCAGGGACATAAATTTAAAGATATCTCTGAGCACCTACAAAGTATAAAAACATTTAAGTTAGCTAAAAAATAAAGGTAAGGTCTTTTAAGTTAGCCTATCTCATCTTCATCCGCGTAGATATATATCCCAGATACTCCCGAGGCGTTGCATTTTTTGGGACTTTTAACAGCACTTTAGCGTTGCAATCGATGAAAAGTTATTCCTTTAAGTAATATTCCGCCTATAACTATATCCTAAAATTTCTAAAAATTACCTTGAGGTAACAAGGATATAAGCCTGTCATAGCCTATTTCGAGTAGATTCTTTCTTCAAAGTTATCTGTTTTCGATGTTTTTTCCTGATCAGATGAAAAAGCATTGCATTTATAAGTGTATTACATTATTTTGTGATCTAGATTAAAGTTTTCTAAAAAAGTTTATTTTTGTTAACGTTTTATGGAATGTTAATGAAAGTAAATTTAATTTAAGGGTGTTCGATGATAAATATTGTAATTGTAGGTGGTGGTGCAGGTGGACTTGAACTGGCAACGACATTGGGTAATAAATTAGGTAAAAAAGGCAAAGCAAAAGTGACGCTGGTTGATAAAAACAGAACGCACTTATGGAAACCTTTATTACATGAAGTTGCAGCTGGCTCATTAGATGATGGGGTTGATGCTTTAAGCTATCCCGCACATGCTAAAAACCATTCCTTTAATTTCAAGTTAGGTAAACTTAAAAACATCGATAGGCAGAGTAAGCAGATCCTTATTGCAGAATTAATTGATGAAGATGATGGCAAGGTTATTTTGCCAGAAAGCCAACTAAAGTATGATATTTTAGTGATGGCATTGGGAAGTGTGAGTAATGACTTTAATACTAAAGGTGTTAGTGAGCATTGTATTTTCTTAGATACTCCCCAACAAGCGAAGAAATTTCATCATCGGATGTTAAATAAATATTTACAATTGTGTATGCAAGAAACGAAGCAAGTAAGTGTTGCCATCGTAGGAGCTGGCGCAACGGGTGTTGAACTCTCTGCTGAGTTATTTAATGCACTAGAGCAAGTATCAAGCTATGGTTTTGAGCATATTAACCCTAAAGATTTAAAAGTAAGCCTTGTTGAAGCGGGTGAGAAAATACTGCCAGCATTGCCTGAGCGTATATCCATGTCTGCGCATCAAGAATTGTCTAAATTGGGTGTTTCTGTACGTACTTCTACGATGGTTGTTGAAGCAACAGAAAAAGGCTTACTGACTAAATCAGGTGAATTTATTGAAGCAGATCTTATCGTTTGGGCTGCTGGCATTAAAGCGCCTAATTTCTTAAAAGATATAGCAGGGCTTGAGACAAATAGAATTAATCAATTAATCGTTAGACCGACGTTACAAACCTCACTGGATGATGCTATTTATGCGATTGGTGATTGTGCAAGTTGCGCCTTAGCAAAAGGTGGTTTTGTACCTCCGCGCGCTCAATCTGCCCATCAAATGGCATCGCTTGTTGCTAAAAATATTATAGCGTCTTTAAAATCTAAAGCATTGGTTGAATATAAATATACCGATTATGGCTCGTTAGTGTCTCTGAGTAATTACAGCACAGTAGGTAGCTTAATGGGCAATTTGATGAAAGGCTCAATGAAAATTGAAGGGCGTATTGCGCGTTTGGTTTATATCTCGTTATATCGTATGCACCAAGTTGCTTTACATGGTTATTTCCGCACCATATTAATCACGGTAGTGGGAAGAATAAATCGTGTATTACGACCGAGATTGAAACTGCATTAGAAAATAGATGACTTATCTTTTTAGATAAATCGAAAAGAGAAAGAGAAGCGGATTTTTATGTTTTTCTTTCTCTTTTTGCATTTTAAGTGTAAAGCGACGGCGTATATTATTTCCTTCAGTTTCTTATTTGATTATTTAACTGCATATTGATTTTTAAGTAACTGTATCACTTTAAATAACCAGCTTATCAATTTCGCTACGTTGTCATTATGTTAATAAAATACACTTTATGTAACATATAAATATTTAAGTGACTAGGGATGTTTTATCGAAATGTGCTTAAGCTTTAACCTTGATCTATAAAGCGTGTATATCATTACAAAAATGAGTACTTTATATTTACTAAATTAATATTCTGGTGATAATAAAATTTGATCCTTAACTTTAAAGGCCACATATGCACAATACCGATAAAAATGTCCTGCCCACAAATACGCGAGAGTGGTTTTTTAATCGTAAAAATATAATTATTATTTTTGATATTATATTATTTGCTGTCTTATATCGTTTTTTACCCTTTGAGAGCGATGTCGTATTAGGTTTAAGTTTACTTATTTTTATCGCTATTTTATGGTTAACAGAAGCCTTGCACATTAGTATTACCGCCTTGCTGGTGCCGGTATTAGCGATTGTTTTTGGTGTGTTTGATACACAAACTGCACTAAGTAGTTTTTCCAATCCCATTATTTTTCTGTTTTTAGGCGGATTTGCGCTGGCAGCTGCTATGCATCGTCAAGCCTTAGATCAAGCAATAGCAGATAAAGTTTTAGTGCTGGCCAAAGGTAAGATGAGCACCGCCGTCTTCATGTTATTTGGCGTGACGGCAGGACTGTCTATGTGGATAAGCAATACTGCAACTACTGCGATGATGTTACCCCTGGTATTAGGTGTTTTAAGTAAAGTAAATAAAAAGAGCGGACATAATACCTATGTTTTTGTTCTTTTAGGGATCGCCTATTGTGCCAGTATTGGTGGCATCGCAACGATTGTGGGTAGTCCTCCGAATGCCATTGCAGCGGTAGAGGCGAAGCTTAATTTTATAGAGTGGATGTCTTTTGGTGTCCCTATCTCTTTAATATTATTACCCCTTACTCTGACTGTTTTGTA
The sequence above is a segment of the Psychromonas sp. CNPT3 genome. Coding sequences within it:
- the ycfP gene encoding alpha/beta hydrolase YcfP, with the translated sequence MIIYLHGFDATSPGNHEKVMQLKFIDTDVRFVHYSTVHPKYDMSYILGEVHKHIQSSDDQHPLICGVGLGGFWSERIGFLCGIKQVIFNPNLYPEDNMVGKIEWPEEYLDIKSKCVADFRKKNTHQCLCILSTVDNKTSIKLDDHELSAYYPMILDTQQGHKFKDISEHLQSIKTFKLAKK
- the nagZ gene encoding beta-N-acetylhexosaminidase; the protein is MRPLILDVKGCELDILDREILAHPLVAGVILFTRNFYDIKQLKSLVAQIRLAAKYDILIAVDHEGGRVQRFKHEFTVLPSAGSLLALNSPKKALELAFSSAYIMASELIACDIDLSFAPVLDLNGISDVIGQRAFSASPQDVTTLARAYIQGMKQAGMACTAKHFPGHGSVKADSHISLPVDSRTKDEIFSADILPFKLLIEEGILDAMMPSHVLYPQCDSQPAGFSTYWLQTILRQKLNFKGVIISDDLSMHGASFMGDHVDRARSAIDAGCDLILACNDIDAAVSILDNLQVTNKSEMFAIERLSYKKSKQKNNLKNDTIWQKHHYNLESFKASM
- a CDS encoding NAD(P)/FAD-dependent oxidoreductase, with protein sequence MINIVIVGGGAGGLELATTLGNKLGKKGKAKVTLVDKNRTHLWKPLLHEVAAGSLDDGVDALSYPAHAKNHSFNFKLGKLKNIDRQSKQILIAELIDEDDGKVILPESQLKYDILVMALGSVSNDFNTKGVSEHCIFLDTPQQAKKFHHRMLNKYLQLCMQETKQVSVAIVGAGATGVELSAELFNALEQVSSYGFEHINPKDLKVSLVEAGEKILPALPERISMSAHQELSKLGVSVRTSTMVVEATEKGLLTKSGEFIEADLIVWAAGIKAPNFLKDIAGLETNRINQLIVRPTLQTSLDDAIYAIGDCASCALAKGGFVPPRAQSAHQMASLVAKNIIASLKSKALVEYKYTDYGSLVSLSNYSTVGSLMGNLMKGSMKIEGRIARLVYISLYRMHQVALHGYFRTILITVVGRINRVLRPRLKLH
- a CDS encoding SLC13 family permease — encoded protein: MHNTDKNVLPTNTREWFFNRKNIIIIFDIILFAVLYRFLPFESDVVLGLSLLIFIAILWLTEALHISITALLVPVLAIVFGVFDTQTALSSFSNPIIFLFLGGFALAAAMHRQALDQAIADKVLVLAKGKMSTAVFMLFGVTAGLSMWISNTATTAMMLPLVLGVLSKVNKKSGHNTYVFVLLGIAYCASIGGIATIVGSPPNAIAAVEAKLNFIEWMSFGVPISLILLPLTLTVLYFLLRPDLSDVFELDHTPISWDKGKVVTLAIFALTVFLWIFSKPINNMLGGFSKFDTLVALLAIILLSFARVVHWKDIEKTTDWGVLLLFGGGICLSNILKVTGTSVFLAEQLSSLLSTVGLFVTILAILTFVVFLTEVASNTACAALLIPVFAGVAHELGISPVILSAIIAISASCAFMLPVATPPNALVFATGYIKQKEMMRVGLYLNVMCIVVLSVFARIFWL